The following are encoded in a window of Castanea sativa cultivar Marrone di Chiusa Pesio chromosome 9, ASM4071231v1 genomic DNA:
- the LOC142610518 gene encoding uncharacterized protein LOC142610518, with amino-acid sequence MSLVQKFGKPDLFITMTCNSGWEEIQNELLPAQTAQDRPDLLARVFKSKFEELKDDIVVKGVLGRVIVYVQFFEFQKRGLPHAHMLIILDEDDKLHNPDDYDRVVKAEIPCKEEQPQLHKVVLKHMIHGPCGVQNPRSPCMKNGRCKKGYPKPFSSETYQGNDLYPVYKRYDTNNPVPLNDHCRIMVDNTWVVPYNPWLLLKYNCHINVEICCSIKSVKYLYKYVYKGPDRVSMEVRPSPNYDEVQQYIDARWVCAPEAY; translated from the coding sequence ATGTCATTGGTTCAAAAGTTTGGGAAGCCAGATTTATTCATCACAATGACGTGCAATTCAGGATGGGAAGAAATCCAAAATGAGCTTTTACCTGCACAAACAGCACAAGATCGTCCAGACTTGCTTGCAAGAGTTTTCAAATCGaaatttgaagaattgaaaGATGATATCGTGGTCAAGGGGGTTCTCGGAAGAGTTATTGTATATGTGCAGTTCTTTGAGTTCCAAAAAAGGGGTTTACCACATGCACACATGCTTATAATTCTTGACGAAGATGATAAATTGCATAATCCAGATGATTACGATCGGGTTGTTAAGGCAGAAATACCATGTAAAGAGGAACAACCTCAGTTACATAAAGTTGTACTGAAGCATATGATACATGGCCCTTGCGGGGTACAAAATCCAAGATCACCGTGCATGAAAAATGGGCGATGTAAAAAAGGATACCCAAAGCCTTTCTCATCAGAAACATACCAAGGCAATGACTTATATCCTGTTTACAAACGATATGATACTAATAATCCCGTGCCACTGAATGATCATTGTAGGATTATGGTAGACAACACTTGGGTTGTTCCATATAATCCTTGGTTATTGCTGAAATATAATTGTCATATTAATGTTGAAATATGTTGCAGTATCAAGAGTGTAAAGTACTTAtataaatatgtgtataaaggCCCAGATCGTGTTTCTATGGAAGTTAGGCCAAGCCCAAATTATGATGAGGTCCAACAGTACATTGATGCAAGATGGGTATGTGCTCCAGAGGCATATTAg